One genomic window of Chloroflexota bacterium includes the following:
- a CDS encoding enoyl-CoA hydratase/isomerase family protein translates to MMDYKYILYEAKDHIATITLNKPEKLNAFQWLGRGEDAAEVWSAFQRGADDDDVKVIILKGSGRAFTVGHDLTKVGFLYGMGTGKEGERRPSQRIRLKYDKMGMDDNMMNVFLNPKITISQLHGWCIGGGIYFPLLTDLAVAAEDAQLGLTEQRLGFSGSGVLGITHLIYHVGMKRALELLLTGKIITGKEAAEIGLVNKAVPLDKLDEETMKLAKAITLLPRDGIAIGKATRHVIYDRLGLISDFIPAYISHTLFTNLRWEDDEYNFFKERRDKGSAREAFKQRDKRYEGLV, encoded by the coding sequence ATGATGGATTACAAGTACATTCTCTACGAGGCAAAGGATCATATAGCCACAATTACGCTCAACAAGCCAGAGAAGTTGAACGCTTTTCAGTGGCTGGGGCGGGGCGAGGATGCCGCCGAGGTATGGTCCGCTTTTCAGCGAGGAGCCGATGACGACGACGTCAAGGTGATAATCCTGAAAGGATCGGGGCGAGCCTTCACGGTTGGCCACGATCTGACCAAGGTGGGCTTCCTCTATGGAATGGGTACGGGCAAAGAAGGCGAGCGCCGCCCGAGCCAGAGGATAAGGCTGAAGTACGACAAGATGGGGATGGATGACAACATGATGAATGTCTTCCTCAATCCCAAGATCACCATCAGCCAGCTACACGGTTGGTGCATTGGCGGGGGGATATACTTCCCGCTACTGACTGACCTTGCGGTGGCCGCCGAGGATGCCCAGCTCGGACTGACCGAGCAGAGGTTGGGATTCTCCGGCAGCGGCGTGCTCGGCATAACGCACCTGATCTACCACGTGGGTATGAAGAGAGCCCTGGAGCTATTGCTCACCGGCAAGATAATCACCGGCAAGGAAGCAGCCGAAATAGGCCTGGTAAACAAAGCTGTGCCACTGGATAAGCTGGATGAGGAGACCATGAAGCTGGCCAAGGCCATCACTCTCCTTCCGCGCGATGGCATCGCCATTGGCAAGGCCACCCGCCACGTTATCTATGACCGACTGGGGCTGATCAGCGACTTCATCCCGGCCTACATCTCGCACACCCTGTTCACCAACCTGAGATGGGAGGACGACGAGTACAACTTCTTCAAAGAGAGGCGAGACAAGGGTTCCGCCAGGGAAGCCTTCAAGCAGAGGGACAAGCGCTACGAAGGGCTGGTGTAA